A stretch of Methylogaea oryzae DNA encodes these proteins:
- a CDS encoding RNA polymerase sigma factor: protein MTQVSTLTLAQLMDEHGNEVRRVLMRRLGCRETAADVLQESFHRLAASGLWREAVNPRALLYRIAGNLATDYERRRKVESRYIDPEPADDDTAAFGVTPEQIVESRERLDLLLAAIQQLPPQCQRVFLLRKFEDIGQQEIADRLGISRNMVEKHLRHALIVLRKGLGDM from the coding sequence ATGACGCAGGTATCGACGCTGACGCTGGCTCAGTTGATGGACGAACATGGAAACGAGGTGCGGCGGGTGTTGATGCGCCGTTTGGGCTGCCGGGAGACGGCCGCGGACGTGTTGCAGGAAAGCTTCCACCGCCTGGCCGCCAGCGGTTTGTGGCGCGAGGCGGTTAATCCCCGCGCCTTGCTCTACCGCATCGCGGGCAATTTGGCGACGGATTACGAGCGCCGCCGCAAGGTGGAGAGCCGCTACATCGATCCCGAACCGGCGGACGACGATACGGCGGCTTTCGGCGTCACCCCCGAACAAATCGTCGAAAGCCGCGAGCGGTTGGATTTGCTGTTGGCGGCGATCCAGCAGCTGCCGCCGCAATGCCAGCGGGTGTTCCTGTTGCGTAAATTCGAGGATATCGGCCAACAGGAAATCGCGGACCGTTTGGGCATATCCCGCAACATGGTGGAAAAGCACTTGCGCCACGCTTTGATCGTGCTGCGCAAAGGCCTGGGCGATATGTAA
- a CDS encoding TonB-dependent receptor domain-containing protein, with the protein MPKPLLPSLPPLLLATCAALPAASVRAEEVAAAYQIAAQPLDSALLLFGRQSGVRLLYGSDLAKGLKTSGLKGRYTPEEALGKLLADTPLQARRTGDGTWTLERKPAADGPKKPPAPAAAVTPAPVQALAGIEVTAHPVIEEVKLDNYSSVSAVVTENQIRDQNAVDLAAALRRTPGVQISRFNPVGAFGGEQDGLVLVRGMGASRPGSEIKTYVDGIPLYMGVWSHPLLDLLPVNGMESITVNKGPQPQTNGNNFASINLTSKRATEDGVHGSARLSGGFYGTLIEQADVVGKQGDVDFMLAQGYAKSDGHRANADGELKNVMGRLGWQINQHWATSVNFLYTSNTASDPGDSRLPKPSVAPQYTTEAGMVSAALSHEHGSWLGEFRVYHNAGDGNWLNQSGTAGDTLSSFNMDGLRWKEQFSLWEGGTVKAGIDNDWISGQVRFKPLAPEPKNTVGAPTFRVTSPYVGLSQDIALGSDWTLTPSAGVRFYDHNQFESNTAPHFGLSLASERLTVFGNLSRGVNFAGLETAVLSSIMPLGSSWKQLTAEEMDHAEVGFKAMPFDSTQVDFSYFVDHVKNRYIFGFPPDVPPPPQFINLGAYRMKGMELAIRQDIGRDWSVFGGLTLLDPSIGHLPYTPRSAVTAGVNGKVGPVKLALDMQYQGDVWALNRSRFGGASNTEKVESFTVVNARVSYPLPVLGKKGEVFVAAENLLDSKYSYRPGYPMPGIWGQVGIAASF; encoded by the coding sequence ATGCCGAAACCCCTATTGCCGTCCCTGCCGCCGCTGTTGTTGGCCACCTGCGCGGCGTTGCCCGCCGCCTCCGTTCGGGCGGAAGAAGTCGCCGCCGCTTACCAAATCGCCGCCCAGCCGCTGGACAGCGCCTTGCTGTTGTTCGGCCGGCAAAGCGGCGTGCGTTTGTTGTACGGCAGCGATTTGGCCAAAGGACTGAAAACTTCCGGCTTGAAGGGCCGCTACACGCCGGAGGAGGCCCTGGGCAAACTGCTGGCCGACACGCCGCTGCAAGCCCGCCGTACCGGCGACGGCACCTGGACCCTGGAACGCAAGCCGGCGGCCGATGGCCCCAAGAAGCCACCGGCCCCGGCCGCCGCTGTTACGCCCGCACCCGTGCAGGCGCTGGCCGGCATCGAGGTGACCGCCCATCCGGTGATCGAAGAAGTGAAGCTGGACAACTACTCCAGCGTTTCCGCCGTGGTCACGGAAAACCAGATCCGCGACCAAAATGCCGTGGATCTGGCCGCCGCCCTGCGCCGCACGCCGGGCGTGCAGATTTCCCGCTTCAATCCGGTGGGCGCGTTCGGCGGCGAGCAGGACGGCCTGGTGTTGGTGCGCGGCATGGGCGCCAGCCGCCCCGGCAGCGAAATCAAGACCTATGTGGACGGCATTCCCCTGTATATGGGCGTGTGGAGCCATCCCTTGCTGGACTTGCTGCCGGTCAACGGCATGGAATCCATCACCGTCAACAAAGGCCCGCAGCCGCAGACCAACGGCAACAACTTCGCCTCCATCAACCTCACCAGCAAACGCGCCACCGAGGACGGCGTGCACGGCAGCGCCCGGTTGTCCGGCGGCTTCTACGGCACCCTCATCGAGCAAGCGGACGTGGTCGGCAAGCAGGGCGACGTGGACTTCATGCTGGCGCAAGGCTATGCCAAATCGGACGGCCACCGCGCCAATGCCGACGGCGAGCTGAAGAACGTCATGGGCCGGTTGGGTTGGCAGATCAACCAGCACTGGGCTACCAGCGTCAACTTCCTTTACACCAGCAATACCGCCAGCGATCCCGGCGACTCCCGCCTGCCGAAACCGTCGGTGGCGCCGCAATACACCACAGAAGCCGGCATGGTGTCCGCCGCCTTGTCCCACGAGCACGGCAGTTGGCTGGGCGAGTTCCGTGTCTACCACAACGCCGGCGACGGCAACTGGCTCAACCAGTCGGGCACGGCCGGCGATACGCTGTCCTCCTTCAACATGGACGGCCTGCGCTGGAAGGAGCAGTTTTCCCTGTGGGAAGGCGGCACGGTGAAGGCCGGCATCGACAACGACTGGATTTCCGGCCAGGTGCGGTTCAAGCCGCTGGCGCCGGAACCGAAAAATACCGTGGGAGCGCCCACTTTCCGCGTCACCTCGCCCTATGTGGGCCTAAGCCAAGACATTGCGCTGGGCAGCGATTGGACGCTGACGCCCTCGGCCGGCGTGCGCTTTTACGACCACAACCAGTTCGAATCCAACACCGCGCCCCATTTCGGCCTGTCGCTGGCTTCCGAGCGGTTGACCGTGTTCGGCAACCTGTCCCGCGGCGTCAACTTCGCCGGCCTGGAAACGGCGGTGCTGTCTTCCATCATGCCGCTGGGCTCCAGTTGGAAACAGCTGACGGCGGAGGAGATGGACCACGCCGAAGTGGGCTTCAAGGCCATGCCGTTCGACTCCACCCAAGTGGACTTCAGCTACTTCGTCGACCACGTGAAAAACCGCTACATCTTCGGCTTCCCGCCGGACGTGCCGCCGCCGCCGCAGTTCATCAACCTGGGCGCCTACCGCATGAAGGGCATGGAGCTGGCGATCCGCCAGGACATCGGCCGCGATTGGTCGGTGTTCGGCGGCCTGACCTTGCTCGATCCCAGCATCGGCCATTTGCCCTATACGCCGCGCAGCGCGGTAACCGCCGGCGTCAACGGCAAGGTCGGGCCGGTGAAACTGGCGCTGGATATGCAATATCAAGGGGATGTGTGGGCGCTGAACCGTTCCCGCTTCGGCGGCGCCAGCAACACCGAGAAAGTGGAGTCCTTCACGGTGGTCAACGCCCGCGTGTCCTATCCGCTGCCCGTGCTGGGCAAAAAAGGTGAGGTATTCGTCGCCGCCGAAAACCTGCTGGACAGCAAGTATTCCTACCGCCCCGGTTATCCCATGCCGGGTATCTGGGGCCAGGTGGGCATTGCCGCCAGCTTTTGA
- a CDS encoding FecR family protein encodes MQDAETERQALFEEAAAWWVTLDGGADDGDQAAFRAWMERSPAHRAAFAEVCALWGELEGLRKPVRPASAPPPARPAGDAVRRAGRAARWLAAAAALWAVSPAPAWLLADYRTVAGQTQTVRLDDGSVVTLSGASALDVDLGRSERRLRLLQGEGYFQVAPDPARPFRVGTAHGTVTALGTAFDVRIGDASTQVAVTEHSVAVDAAGQAPVAVAEGQSLSFDDHGAGPALTADTDAITAWRRGALVFHERPLGEVVAELNRHHAGRIWISDPSIAGRLVNGVFRADDALGSLAAIESALQLRSTRLSGYFVLLHR; translated from the coding sequence ATGCAAGATGCCGAAACCGAGCGACAGGCGTTGTTCGAGGAAGCCGCCGCCTGGTGGGTCACCCTCGACGGCGGCGCCGACGACGGCGATCAGGCCGCTTTTCGCGCCTGGATGGAACGCTCGCCCGCCCACCGCGCCGCTTTCGCCGAGGTGTGCGCCCTATGGGGCGAGCTGGAAGGGCTGCGCAAGCCGGTCCGGCCGGCTTCGGCGCCACCTCCGGCGCGCCCTGCGGGGGATGCCGTCCGCCGCGCCGGCCGCGCCGCCCGATGGCTGGCGGCGGCCGCCGCGTTGTGGGCCGTGTCGCCGGCGCCGGCCTGGTTGTTGGCCGATTACCGCACCGTCGCCGGGCAAACGCAAACGGTGCGCTTGGACGACGGCTCCGTCGTGACGCTGAGCGGCGCATCGGCCCTGGACGTGGACTTGGGGCGCAGCGAGCGCCGCCTGCGCCTGCTGCAGGGAGAGGGGTATTTCCAAGTAGCTCCGGACCCGGCGCGGCCGTTCCGGGTCGGCACGGCCCACGGCACGGTGACGGCGCTGGGCACGGCCTTCGACGTCCGCATCGGCGACGCATCGACGCAAGTGGCGGTTACCGAGCATTCCGTCGCCGTGGATGCGGCGGGCCAAGCGCCGGTCGCCGTTGCCGAAGGGCAGTCGCTGTCGTTCGACGATCACGGCGCGGGACCGGCGTTGACCGCCGACACCGACGCCATCACGGCGTGGCGGCGCGGAGCGCTGGTGTTCCACGAACGGCCTTTGGGCGAGGTGGTGGCCGAACTCAACCGGCACCACGCGGGCCGCATCTGGATATCCGACCCTTCCATCGCGGGCCGTCTGGTCAACGGCGTGTTTCGCGCCGACGACGCCCTGGGCTCCCTGGCCGCCATCGAAAGCGCCCTGCAATTGCGTTCCACGCGGCTCAGCGGCTACTTCGTCCTGCTGCATCGTTGA
- a CDS encoding PepSY-associated TM helix domain-containing protein, with product MFTRNNWIRCHRYLALSAGLFFALLGLTGSLSVYREALDELLNPQLVVERPGRDYASLDRIMESVRRAHPRYNGAWTLEMPRSPRGMMTAWYEAPYETLGEYYAPLMVSVNPYTAEVVASRYWGHTATTWLLDLHTQLRLDRNGWNFVGALGLLLTISVASGLYLWWPGLARLKSAFAIRRNAGVVRLAFDLHRLVGLASATVLLLLALTGVHLSYPAVLESLAGASGMGHHGNGSPDLRSTAVPNNNPVGLAAADFIARSLFRRAELRRITTPEGDAGVYRVNFRQAGELNQAHPFTVVWVDRWSGQIKAVRNPAQFTAGQAFTTWMWPLHTGEAFGATGRFIWFLTGLTPALLFASGLLCWLHRRGVVRDRPVDVAAWLSYGRRQGGRAYGVARKVIGVAVPLALQAGRRAWSVRPSPTQWSKWRRRLLASQRYGRLWRWLRGRWSFMREL from the coding sequence ATGTTCACCCGCAATAATTGGATTCGCTGCCACCGCTACCTGGCGCTTAGCGCCGGCTTGTTCTTCGCCCTGCTAGGCCTTACCGGCAGTCTCAGCGTTTACCGCGAGGCGCTGGACGAGCTGCTCAATCCGCAGCTGGTGGTGGAGCGGCCCGGGCGCGACTACGCGTCCCTGGACCGGATCATGGAGTCCGTGCGGCGCGCCCATCCGCGTTACAACGGCGCCTGGACCTTGGAAATGCCCCGGTCGCCCCGCGGCATGATGACCGCCTGGTACGAAGCGCCTTATGAAACGCTCGGCGAGTATTACGCGCCGCTCATGGTGTCTGTGAATCCCTACACCGCCGAAGTGGTCGCCAGCCGCTACTGGGGGCATACGGCGACCACTTGGCTGCTCGACCTGCACACCCAGTTGCGGCTGGACCGCAACGGCTGGAATTTCGTCGGCGCGTTGGGGCTGTTGCTGACGATTTCCGTGGCGTCGGGGCTATACCTGTGGTGGCCGGGCTTGGCGCGGCTCAAATCGGCGTTCGCCATCCGCCGCAATGCCGGCGTCGTGCGGCTGGCGTTCGACCTGCACCGCCTGGTCGGTTTGGCCAGCGCGACGGTCTTGCTGTTGTTGGCCTTGACCGGCGTTCACCTGAGTTATCCCGCGGTGCTGGAAAGTTTGGCCGGGGCGTCCGGCATGGGCCATCACGGCAACGGCAGCCCCGACCTGCGCAGCACGGCCGTTCCCAACAACAATCCCGTCGGGCTGGCGGCGGCGGATTTTATCGCCCGCAGCCTGTTTCGCCGCGCCGAACTGCGGCGCATCACCACGCCCGAAGGCGACGCCGGCGTTTACCGCGTCAACTTCCGCCAGGCCGGCGAGCTGAACCAGGCGCACCCTTTCACCGTGGTGTGGGTGGACCGCTGGAGCGGCCAAATCAAGGCGGTGCGCAATCCAGCCCAATTTACGGCGGGACAAGCCTTCACCACCTGGATGTGGCCGCTGCACACCGGCGAGGCTTTCGGCGCGACGGGACGGTTTATCTGGTTCCTGACCGGCTTGACGCCCGCGCTGCTGTTCGCCAGCGGCTTGCTCTGTTGGCTGCACCGGCGCGGCGTCGTGCGGGACCGGCCGGTGGATGTCGCCGCCTGGCTTTCGTACGGTCGCCGCCAGGGCGGCCGCGCCTACGGCGTCGCACGGAAAGTTATCGGCGTCGCCGTGCCCTTGGCGCTGCAAGCCGGTCGGCGGGCCTGGTCCGTGCGGCCGAGCCCGACGCAATGGTCGAAGTGGCGGCGGCGCCTATTGGCGTCGCAACGATATGGTCGCCTATGGCGTTGGCTGCGGGGGAGGTGGTCGTTTATGCGCGAACTTTAG
- a CDS encoding CHASE domain-containing protein produces MKGKLVLIISVTAAYVLLGRLGLFLAIHPGYVSAIWPPAGLALGAVLIWGRWAIPGVFLGSFINNALLGGNTPLSPNDLLMPTVIAVGATLQVAIVAHAIRRWVGYPMPLHNDRDVIVFMAIAGPLGCSINATWSLTLISWYTGVFSSNFALNWVTWWTGDTIGCLVFTPLLLTIFGQPRSAWEMRRKAVAIPLMASLAAAIALFVYAGTAERARMESDFEKTVEMAFNAVESSMLRFNTIVWSTRGFFSGSSYVYRNEFKSYADNLLTREPGLRALSWNPLVKFSERRAFEAKQRAGGITDFAIREKDAQGKSTTASSRGEYVVVTYIEPFETNQRALGYDVGSDPLRRKALERARDTGELSATAPIVLVQEPAISDQGGLERQYQSGLLLFVPVYRNGISFDNETLRRDNLSGYVVGVLRVGDMLDSVLPPTSRQRRILPLRITDLDTVDNGLLHADRDFNDLSALHLQKQLSIGGRRWLLEASGNPDDFKGYWSAWYVLGGGFIFTGLLAGVLLLLTGRTLLVDSIVQERTRSLAEKNQRLIQAEEEMRVSKEIAERANRLKSQFLANMSHEIRTPLNAILGFSDLGRHVPDTLHEVSEYFDEVHQAGDSLLRIINDILDFSKVEAGELCLESMPFFLQDVVFGASSLVRYGVQKKGLTFFCELDEGVDGEYFGDPHRIRQVLVNLLGNAVKFTERGHVRLKVGRVKLDGDQAELVFIVEDSGIGIAPEVKDQLFQPFVQADASTTRKYGGTGLGLAICRQLVALMGGRVSVESSPGLGSRFICNIVVGVANENTLNKPQTYEKSVETNVISSASHRVLLVEDKLVNQELACRMLARLGVSVDVASNGSAALEALTEKHYDLVLMDIKMPVMDGLETTRRIRGEGQWQTLPIIAITANALLDEVQLCLQAGMNDHVAKPIRINDLKALLEKWLK; encoded by the coding sequence GTGAAAGGCAAACTGGTGCTAATTATTTCCGTAACAGCGGCTTATGTTTTGCTGGGTCGTCTAGGACTGTTTCTAGCGATACACCCTGGCTATGTGTCCGCTATTTGGCCGCCGGCCGGCTTGGCTTTGGGAGCGGTTTTAATATGGGGCCGATGGGCTATTCCAGGGGTTTTTTTAGGGTCGTTTATAAATAACGCCCTACTCGGTGGCAATACGCCACTATCTCCAAACGATTTGTTGATGCCGACGGTCATCGCCGTCGGGGCCACATTACAGGTCGCAATCGTAGCCCATGCCATCCGCCGCTGGGTTGGCTACCCCATGCCATTGCACAACGACAGGGACGTCATTGTCTTTATGGCCATTGCCGGCCCACTAGGGTGTAGCATTAATGCCACCTGGAGCCTCACCCTCATATCTTGGTATACCGGCGTATTCTCCTCCAATTTCGCACTTAATTGGGTAACATGGTGGACCGGCGACACCATCGGCTGTTTGGTATTTACTCCTTTGCTCCTGACCATTTTCGGCCAACCGCGCTCTGCCTGGGAAATGCGCCGAAAAGCCGTCGCTATTCCTTTGATGGCCAGCCTAGCGGCGGCGATCGCGTTATTCGTATACGCGGGAACCGCGGAGCGAGCGCGCATGGAATCGGATTTCGAGAAAACGGTGGAAATGGCGTTCAACGCGGTGGAGTCGAGCATGCTGCGTTTCAACACGATAGTGTGGTCCACGCGCGGTTTTTTCAGTGGTTCGTCATATGTCTACCGTAATGAATTCAAAAGTTATGCAGACAATTTATTGACTAGGGAACCGGGATTACGCGCATTGTCATGGAACCCGCTTGTAAAATTCAGCGAGCGACGCGCATTCGAAGCTAAACAGCGGGCCGGAGGGATAACGGATTTTGCTATTCGCGAAAAGGACGCGCAAGGCAAATCAACGACGGCCTCGTCGCGCGGCGAATATGTCGTTGTGACCTATATTGAACCATTCGAAACCAATCAGCGGGCCTTGGGTTACGATGTCGGCTCCGATCCGCTACGTCGAAAGGCGCTAGAGCGAGCCCGGGACACCGGCGAGCTGTCCGCTACGGCGCCCATCGTCCTAGTTCAGGAACCCGCGATTTCCGATCAGGGTGGTCTGGAGCGTCAGTATCAATCCGGTTTACTCCTATTCGTTCCGGTATACAGGAACGGAATTTCATTTGATAACGAAACTCTGCGACGCGACAACTTATCAGGATACGTTGTCGGCGTGTTGCGCGTTGGTGACATGCTGGATTCGGTTTTGCCGCCAACGTCGCGGCAGAGAAGAATCCTGCCGCTGCGTATCACCGACCTGGACACAGTGGATAACGGGTTGCTGCATGCCGACAGGGACTTCAACGATTTGTCGGCGTTACATTTGCAAAAGCAGCTATCCATCGGCGGCCGGCGTTGGCTGTTGGAGGCATCCGGCAATCCGGACGATTTTAAAGGCTACTGGTCTGCCTGGTATGTTTTAGGGGGAGGATTCATATTTACCGGACTACTAGCTGGCGTTTTATTGCTTTTAACGGGACGTACGCTATTGGTCGATTCCATTGTGCAAGAGCGGACACGCAGCTTAGCGGAAAAGAATCAGCGCTTAATACAAGCCGAGGAGGAGATGCGAGTTTCCAAGGAAATCGCCGAGCGCGCGAACCGCTTAAAAAGCCAGTTTCTTGCTAACATGAGTCACGAAATTCGCACTCCGCTCAATGCGATACTCGGATTTAGCGATCTTGGGCGACACGTTCCGGATACGTTGCATGAGGTATCCGAGTATTTCGACGAGGTTCACCAGGCTGGCGACAGCCTATTAAGAATCATTAACGACATTTTAGACTTTTCCAAAGTGGAGGCTGGCGAACTTTGCTTGGAAAGCATGCCATTTTTTCTCCAGGATGTTGTGTTCGGCGCCTCCAGCTTAGTGCGATACGGCGTCCAAAAGAAGGGGTTGACGTTCTTTTGCGAGCTAGATGAAGGTGTTGATGGCGAATATTTTGGCGATCCTCACCGAATACGGCAGGTTCTGGTTAATCTACTTGGTAACGCGGTCAAATTTACCGAGCGGGGACACGTGCGGCTAAAGGTGGGACGGGTAAAACTTGACGGCGATCAAGCGGAATTGGTTTTTATAGTAGAGGATAGCGGCATCGGCATCGCTCCGGAAGTCAAAGACCAACTGTTCCAACCGTTCGTTCAAGCGGATGCGTCCACTACGCGTAAATACGGCGGAACGGGATTGGGATTGGCAATTTGCCGGCAACTGGTGGCGTTGATGGGCGGCAGAGTCAGCGTGGAGAGCTCCCCCGGGTTGGGCAGCCGTTTCATATGCAACATCGTTGTTGGCGTTGCCAATGAAAACACCTTGAACAAACCGCAAACGTATGAAAAATCCGTTGAGACCAACGTTATTTCTTCGGCCTCGCATCGCGTGTTATTGGTAGAGGACAAGTTGGTCAATCAGGAGTTGGCTTGCAGAATGCTGGCCCGGTTGGGCGTGTCGGTCGACGTGGCTTCAAATGGAAGCGCGGCATTGGAAGCGCTAACCGAAAAACATTACGACTTGGTATTGATGGATATCAAAATGCCGGTTATGGATGGCTTGGAAACCACTCGCCGTATTCGTGGCGAAGGGCAATGGCAAACCCTGCCGATTATTGCGATTACCGCCAATGCTTTATTGGATGAAGTTCAGCTCTGTTTGCAAGCCGGCATGAATGATCACGTGGCCAAACCGATTCGGATAAACGACTTAAAGGCGCTTTTAGAGAAATGGTTGAAATAA
- a CDS encoding amidohydrolase family protein, whose protein sequence is MKSTIWNRLRPVAIAAAFALAACAAPPQPVGLGGAAVPAQEGRLLLLAARVFDGQSMRQDAGVLIAGRDVVAVGSAAELRGQGAREMDLGDATILPGFIELHAHLAFHRIPADVVLRHGITTVRDVGGPLLAASGGDGRLRLLSAGPILTAPGGYPIATFGDSEVAVAVRGAEEARRMVGQLVEGGAAVIKIALEPGGEPGAPWNNTGHGHGHGGGRFGPPWPLLPPEVVKAAVEEAHRLGRKVAAHVGESRGVELSLDAGVDEWAHIPCAAIGDGLLRRAVEQGVKVVSTLDTLSGCAGAHANAMALAKLGADFLYGAEIAHTDVPWGIDAQELHWLRQLSGMSTQDLFRTVTAKAGAYLGLAPLGTLTPGAPADFIAVRGDPQENLKLLEYPDLVVSGGRVVANGHLSVTY, encoded by the coding sequence ATGAAATCGACGATATGGAACCGGCTACGGCCCGTAGCCATCGCGGCGGCCTTTGCCTTGGCCGCCTGTGCCGCGCCGCCGCAACCGGTGGGTTTGGGCGGCGCCGCCGTTCCGGCGCAGGAGGGCCGGCTGTTGCTATTGGCCGCCCGCGTTTTCGACGGCCAAAGCATGCGGCAGGACGCCGGCGTGTTGATCGCCGGCCGCGACGTCGTCGCGGTGGGCTCCGCCGCCGAATTGCGCGGCCAGGGGGCGCGGGAAATGGATTTGGGCGACGCCACCATCCTGCCGGGCTTCATCGAACTGCATGCCCATTTGGCCTTCCACCGTATCCCCGCCGATGTTGTGCTGCGTCACGGCATCACTACCGTGCGGGACGTGGGCGGGCCGCTGCTGGCGGCTTCCGGCGGTGACGGCCGGCTGCGCTTGCTCAGCGCCGGCCCCATTCTCACGGCGCCGGGCGGTTATCCCATAGCCACCTTCGGCGACAGCGAAGTGGCGGTGGCGGTGCGCGGCGCGGAGGAAGCCCGGCGGATGGTGGGGCAGCTGGTGGAGGGCGGGGCGGCGGTGATCAAAATCGCCCTGGAACCGGGCGGCGAACCGGGCGCGCCTTGGAACAACACCGGCCACGGTCATGGCCACGGCGGCGGCCGGTTCGGCCCGCCGTGGCCGCTGCTGCCGCCGGAAGTCGTCAAGGCGGCGGTGGAGGAGGCGCACCGGCTCGGCCGCAAGGTGGCGGCCCACGTGGGCGAGAGCCGGGGCGTGGAACTGTCCCTGGACGCCGGCGTGGACGAATGGGCGCATATCCCCTGCGCCGCCATCGGCGACGGCCTGTTGCGGCGCGCGGTGGAGCAAGGCGTGAAGGTGGTATCGACCCTGGATACCCTATCCGGTTGTGCCGGCGCCCACGCCAACGCCATGGCGCTGGCGAAACTGGGCGCGGATTTCCTCTACGGCGCAGAGATCGCCCACACGGACGTGCCGTGGGGCATCGACGCCCAAGAGCTGCACTGGCTGCGGCAACTTAGCGGCATGTCCACGCAGGACTTGTTCCGCACGGTCACCGCCAAGGCCGGCGCTTACTTGGGATTGGCGCCGCTGGGCACCTTAACTCCCGGCGCTCCCGCCGACTTTATCGCCGTGCGTGGCGATCCGCAGGAGAACTTAAAGCTGCTGGAATATCCCGACCTGGTGGTGTCGGGCGGCCGGGTGGTCGCGAACGGACATCTTTCTGTAACGTATTGA
- a CDS encoding FecR family protein, with product MPLRPDSESARLRDEAVAWLVRLHSGDMAPGERLSLERWRARSAGHENAWREAEALWQGMDSLCEQAIPGSRPLPQESASAGRAFPRRRLPSKRWSAVAAAVALAWGLAIYPPARWLADYSTGTGQMLTVSLEDGSTVTLNTATALRVEFSENRRDIRLLSGEASFKVAKDAGRPFVVASDHGSARAVGTEFLVRETGDGLDVAVLEGTVSMEAGGQALLSHHQLGSYRQGAALRVDKAAPVENLAAWRDGYVIFDNTPLRAALAQIDRYRPGRVLLLNEKLADYRVSGVFSVDDIDRALRALGETTPARVAFVSSYVALVR from the coding sequence ATGCCCCTGCGCCCCGATTCCGAATCCGCCCGTCTGCGGGATGAAGCCGTCGCGTGGCTGGTACGTCTGCATTCGGGCGACATGGCGCCGGGCGAGCGGTTGTCCTTGGAGCGGTGGCGGGCGCGCTCCGCCGGGCACGAAAATGCCTGGCGGGAAGCGGAAGCGCTCTGGCAAGGCATGGATTCGCTCTGCGAGCAGGCGATACCCGGTTCGCGGCCCTTGCCTCAGGAATCGGCCTCGGCCGGACGCGCGTTCCCCCGTCGCCGCCTTCCGTCAAAGCGGTGGAGCGCCGTCGCCGCCGCCGTTGCCCTGGCCTGGGGGCTGGCGATTTACCCGCCGGCGCGCTGGCTGGCCGATTATTCGACGGGAACCGGCCAAATGCTGACGGTGTCCTTGGAGGACGGCTCCACCGTAACGCTCAATACCGCCACAGCCCTGCGGGTGGAGTTCAGCGAAAATCGGCGCGATATCCGCCTGTTGTCCGGGGAAGCCTCCTTCAAGGTGGCCAAGGACGCCGGGCGGCCTTTCGTCGTCGCCAGCGACCATGGCAGCGCCCGCGCCGTCGGCACCGAATTTTTGGTGCGCGAAACCGGCGACGGCTTGGACGTGGCGGTGCTGGAAGGGACCGTGAGCATGGAGGCGGGAGGACAGGCGCTGCTGTCCCATCATCAGCTCGGCAGCTATCGGCAGGGCGCTGCGCTGCGCGTGGACAAGGCCGCGCCGGTGGAAAACCTCGCCGCCTGGCGCGACGGCTACGTCATCTTCGACAACACCCCGCTGCGCGCGGCCCTGGCGCAAATCGACCGTTACCGTCCCGGCCGGGTGCTGTTGCTCAATGAAAAACTGGCCGATTACCGCGTCAGCGGCGTGTTCTCCGTCGACGACATCGACCGGGCGCTGCGCGCCCTGGGCGAAACCACGCCGGCCCGTGTAGCCTTCGTTTCGTCCTATGTGGCGCTGGTGCGGTAA
- a CDS encoding sensor histidine kinase, which yields MYQQQDTVSVFAEPGAGIHGLEELRRVCQCQDRLLTMVAHDLKSPLNVILGVGESLRAGLSDPSAEMDKAEILHDVNTILSMGNGMVRLVEGLLCAARLESGKEDLELVEIADLGEVLQSIGGIYRSKAQGRGIALTVELDDPLPAVYWDMCRIQYHVLNNILSNALKYAGEGGCVRLSARVDDAAVLIAVADDGPGIPVEERGKVFDRFERLGVKAERAYQSSGLGLYNAYLLTRQHGGTIRIDDGIGGRGVAFTVTLPARPSLPQGVRLAG from the coding sequence ATGTACCAACAGCAGGATACCGTATCCGTTTTCGCCGAGCCCGGGGCGGGGATTCACGGCTTGGAGGAACTGCGCCGCGTCTGTCAATGCCAAGACCGTTTATTGACCATGGTCGCCCACGACTTGAAGTCGCCCCTCAACGTGATTTTGGGGGTGGGCGAATCCTTGCGAGCCGGTTTGTCGGATCCGTCCGCTGAGATGGACAAAGCGGAAATACTGCACGATGTGAACACCATCCTGAGTATGGGCAACGGCATGGTGCGGTTGGTCGAAGGGTTGCTGTGCGCCGCTCGCCTCGAGTCGGGCAAAGAAGACCTGGAACTGGTGGAAATCGCCGATCTTGGCGAGGTGTTGCAGTCGATCGGCGGTATTTACCGGTCGAAAGCCCAGGGCCGGGGCATCGCCTTGACGGTCGAGCTGGACGATCCGCTGCCCGCGGTGTACTGGGATATGTGCCGTATCCAGTACCACGTGTTGAACAATATCCTGTCCAACGCTTTGAAGTATGCGGGGGAGGGGGGATGCGTGCGGCTGTCGGCGCGAGTGGACGATGCGGCGGTGCTGATCGCCGTGGCCGACGACGGGCCGGGCATACCGGTAGAGGAGCGCGGCAAGGTTTTCGATCGCTTCGAACGGCTGGGCGTCAAAGCGGAGCGCGCCTACCAAAGCTCCGGTTTGGGGCTGTACAACGCTTACTTGTTGACCAGGCAGCACGGCGGCACGATTCGTATCGACGACGGCATCGGCGGCCGGGGCGTCGCGTTTACGGTGACTTTGCCGGCCCGGCCATCCTTGCCGCAAGGGGTTCGGCTGGCCGGTTGA